In one window of Janthinobacterium sp. 1_2014MBL_MicDiv DNA:
- a CDS encoding AzlC family ABC transporter permease, with amino-acid sequence MNAIAAARDDALLKDAWHAGLKLGAPSLLGIAAWGMVVGVAMVKSGLTVAQAGAMTLFVFAGSAQLASLPLLAAQAPVWVIFATALVVNLRFVIFSVLLAPHFAHLPWRQRFALGYVSGDITVGLFLQRYRDEAPDPAKLPFLKGLIYPNWLAWQIGSFIGIVLGAVVPAEWGLGFAGTLAILCVTVPLIQNRAALCGVLVAGTVAVLAFSLPYKLGLLVAVLVGMVSAMAVEELTEKWTKRHV; translated from the coding sequence GTGAACGCGATCGCGGCCGCCCGCGATGACGCTCTGCTGAAAGACGCCTGGCATGCCGGCCTGAAACTGGGGGCGCCCAGCCTGCTGGGCATCGCGGCCTGGGGCATGGTGGTGGGCGTGGCCATGGTGAAGAGCGGCCTGACGGTGGCGCAGGCGGGCGCCATGACCCTGTTCGTCTTTGCCGGTTCGGCCCAGCTCGCGTCCTTGCCCCTGCTGGCCGCGCAGGCGCCCGTGTGGGTGATCTTTGCCACGGCCCTCGTCGTCAATTTGCGTTTTGTCATCTTTTCCGTGCTGCTGGCGCCCCATTTCGCCCATCTGCCGTGGCGCCAGCGTTTTGCGCTCGGCTATGTTTCCGGCGATATCACGGTGGGGCTGTTCCTGCAGCGCTACCGCGACGAGGCGCCGGACCCGGCCAAGCTGCCCTTCCTGAAGGGCCTGATCTATCCCAACTGGCTGGCCTGGCAGATCGGTTCCTTCATCGGCATCGTGCTGGGCGCCGTCGTGCCGGCCGAATGGGGGCTGGGCTTTGCAGGGACGCTGGCGATCCTGTGCGTCACCGTGCCGCTGATCCAGAACCGCGCCGCCCTGTGCGGCGTGCTGGTGGCGGGCACGGTGGCCGTGCTCGCCTTCAGCCTGCCGTATAAGCTGGGCTTGCTGGTGGCCGTGCTGGTGGGCATGGTCAGCGCCATGGCCGTGGAAGAATTGACGGAAAAGTGGACAAAACGCCATGTTTGA
- a CDS encoding AzlD domain-containing protein yields the protein MFDNIDWGSFDVWLAIAVLTVATAATRSTFWLVGHHITIPRRVGEMLRYAPACALAAIIAPDMLMEGQQVHLELSNLKLLSGIAATIFFVIRRNMLQTIVFGMLVFTGLRLLHVFQ from the coding sequence ATGTTTGACAATATCGACTGGGGCAGCTTTGACGTGTGGCTGGCCATCGCCGTGCTGACGGTGGCCACGGCCGCCACGCGCAGCACCTTCTGGCTGGTCGGCCACCACATCACCATCCCGCGCCGCGTGGGCGAGATGCTGCGCTATGCGCCGGCCTGCGCGCTGGCGGCCATCATCGCGCCCGACATGCTGATGGAGGGGCAGCAGGTGCATCTGGAATTGTCCAATTTGAAACTCTTGTCGGGTATTGCCGCCACGATCTTTTTTGTGATTCGGCGCAATATGTTGCAAACCATCGTGTTTGGCATGCTGGTTTTCACGGGCTTGCGACTGTTGCACGTTTTTCAGTAA
- a CDS encoding phosphoglycerate kinase, whose amino-acid sequence MSAVLNFIRLQDLIDQNALQGKRVFIRADLNVPQDDSGKITEDTRIRASVPAIRAALDAGAAVMVTSHLGRPTEGEFKPADSLAPVAARLSELLGQGVALKQNWIDGAGLESLAAGQVVLLENVRVNKGEKKNSDELAQKMAKLCDIYVNDAFGTAHRAEASTHGIAKFAPVACAGPLLAAELDALGKALHAPARPLLAIVAGSKVSSKLTILKALSDKVDNLIVGGGIANTFMKAVGLNVGKSLVEAELVEEARAIIDIMAKRGAQVPIPVDVVCAKEFSPTAAATVKDVADVADDDMILDIGPKTAALLAQQIAAAGTIVWNGPVGVFEFDQFGNGTKTLALAIAESKAFSIAGGGDTLAAIAKYDITDQISYISTGGGAFLEFLEGKTLPAVEILMQRAA is encoded by the coding sequence ATGTCAGCTGTTCTCAACTTCATCCGTCTGCAAGATTTGATCGACCAAAATGCACTGCAAGGCAAGCGCGTGTTTATCCGCGCCGACCTGAACGTCCCGCAAGATGACAGTGGCAAGATCACCGAAGATACGCGCATCCGCGCCTCGGTGCCGGCCATCCGCGCCGCGCTGGACGCTGGCGCCGCCGTGATGGTGACGTCGCACCTGGGCCGTCCGACGGAAGGCGAGTTTAAGCCGGCCGACAGCCTGGCGCCCGTGGCCGCCCGCCTGTCCGAGCTGCTGGGCCAAGGAGTTGCATTGAAGCAAAATTGGATCGATGGCGCCGGCCTGGAGTCCTTGGCTGCCGGGCAAGTGGTCTTGCTGGAAAACGTGCGCGTGAACAAGGGCGAAAAGAAAAACAGCGATGAGCTGGCGCAAAAAATGGCCAAGCTGTGCGATATCTACGTCAATGACGCGTTCGGCACGGCCCACCGCGCGGAAGCGTCCACGCACGGCATCGCCAAGTTCGCGCCTGTCGCCTGCGCCGGCCCGCTGCTGGCGGCCGAACTCGATGCGCTGGGGAAAGCGTTGCACGCGCCGGCCCGCCCCTTGCTGGCGATTGTTGCTGGTTCGAAAGTGTCGAGCAAGCTGACCATCCTGAAAGCCCTGTCCGACAAGGTCGATAACCTGATCGTCGGCGGCGGCATCGCCAACACCTTCATGAAGGCCGTTGGCTTGAACGTCGGCAAGTCGCTGGTGGAAGCGGAACTCGTCGAGGAAGCCCGTGCCATCATCGACATCATGGCCAAGCGCGGCGCGCAAGTGCCGATTCCCGTCGATGTCGTGTGCGCCAAGGAGTTCTCGCCAACGGCCGCCGCCACCGTCAAGGACGTGGCCGATGTGGCCGACGACGACATGATCCTCGATATCGGCCCGAAAACGGCTGCCCTGCTGGCGCAGCAGATCGCCGCCGCCGGCACCATCGTGTGGAACGGCCCCGTCGGCGTGTTCGAATTCGACCAGTTCGGCAACGGCACCAAAACCCTGGCGCTGGCCATTGCCGAATCGAAAGCATTCTCGATCGCCGGCGGTGGCGACACCCTGGCGGCGATTGCCAAATACGACATTACCGATCAAATCAGCTATATCTCGACGGGCGGCGGCGCCTTCCTGGAATTCCTGGAAGGTAAGACTTTGCCCGCCGTGGAAATTCTGATGCAGCGCGCTGCGTAA
- the pyk gene encoding pyruvate kinase, whose protein sequence is MPRGTKIVATIGPASTDFDILVKMIRAGVDVVRLNFSHGKAQDHIDRAALVRLAAAECGREVAIMADMQGPKIRVGKFENTRIALEPGERFILDAKWGENGELGNQERVGLDYKALPRDLHKGDVLLLNDGLIVLIVERIHGSEIHTTVKIGGELSNNKGINRQGGGLSAPALTAKDMEDIKTAMSFQADYLAISFPKCATDMEMARQLANIAGEPYHHKPMMIAKIERAEAIPALQEILDASDGIMVARGDLAVEVGNAAVPALQKRMIKMARASNKLAITATQMMESMIVNAVPTRAEVSDVANAVLDGTDAVMTSAETASGKYPIETVEMMAAICIEAEQSEYNKLDADFLNVTFTRIDQSIAYGALFTAHHLRVKAIVALTESGSTALWMSRHSIDTPIYALTPSVTTLRKAALYRNVRAYHLMQNAPSAQVLKQAEELLVAQGIVRKGDMIVVTWGEPMGQVGGTNALKIVKVGEFDLT, encoded by the coding sequence ATGCCACGTGGTACAAAAATCGTAGCAACAATCGGCCCCGCCTCCACCGACTTCGACATCCTGGTGAAGATGATACGGGCGGGCGTCGACGTGGTGCGTTTGAATTTTTCCCACGGCAAGGCGCAGGACCATATCGACCGCGCGGCGCTGGTGCGGCTGGCGGCGGCCGAGTGCGGCCGCGAAGTGGCCATCATGGCCGACATGCAAGGGCCGAAGATTCGTGTCGGCAAGTTTGAAAACACGCGCATCGCGCTCGAGCCGGGCGAACGCTTCATCCTCGACGCCAAGTGGGGCGAGAATGGCGAGCTGGGCAACCAGGAACGCGTGGGCCTCGATTACAAGGCCCTGCCGCGCGACCTGCACAAGGGCGACGTGCTGCTGCTGAACGACGGCCTCATCGTGCTGATCGTCGAGCGCATCCACGGCAGCGAAATCCACACCACCGTGAAAATCGGCGGCGAGCTGTCGAACAACAAGGGCATCAACCGCCAGGGCGGCGGCCTGTCCGCGCCGGCCCTGACGGCGAAGGATATGGAAGATATCAAGACGGCCATGAGTTTCCAGGCCGACTATCTGGCCATTTCCTTCCCGAAATGCGCGACCGATATGGAAATGGCGCGCCAGCTGGCCAATATCGCGGGCGAACCGTACCACCACAAGCCGATGATGATCGCCAAGATCGAGCGCGCGGAAGCCATTCCTGCGCTGCAGGAAATCCTCGACGCGTCCGACGGCATCATGGTGGCGCGCGGCGACCTGGCGGTCGAGGTGGGCAACGCGGCCGTGCCGGCCCTGCAAAAGCGCATGATCAAGATGGCGCGCGCCTCGAACAAGCTGGCGATCACGGCCACGCAGATGATGGAATCGATGATCGTCAACGCCGTGCCGACGCGCGCCGAAGTGTCGGACGTGGCCAATGCCGTGCTCGACGGCACGGATGCCGTGATGACGTCGGCCGAGACGGCCTCGGGCAAGTACCCGATCGAGACGGTGGAAATGATGGCCGCCATCTGCATCGAGGCGGAACAGTCCGAATACAACAAGCTCGATGCCGATTTCCTCAACGTCACGTTTACCCGCATCGACCAGTCGATCGCGTATGGCGCCCTGTTTACGGCCCACCATTTGCGCGTGAAAGCCATCGTGGCCCTGACGGAATCCGGTTCCACGGCCTTGTGGATGAGCCGCCACAGCATCGACACGCCGATCTACGCGCTCACGCCCAGCGTCACAACTTTGCGCAAAGCGGCGCTGTACCGCAATGTACGGGCGTATCATCTGATGCAGAACGCCCCCAGCGCGCAGGTGCTGAAGCAGGCGGAAGAGCTGTTGGTGGCGCAGGGCATCGTGCGCAAGGGCGACATGATCGTCGTGACCTGGGGCGAGCCCATGGGGCAGGTGGGCGGTACCAACGCGCTTAAAATCGTCAAGGTCGGCGAGTTTGACCTGACGTAA
- the fba gene encoding class II fructose-bisphosphate aldolase (catalyzes the reversible aldol condensation of dihydroxyacetonephosphate and glyceraldehyde 3-phosphate in the Calvin cycle, glycolysis, and/or gluconeogenesis): MSLVSMRQLLDHAAENGYGIPAFNVNNLEQVQAIMAAADALNSPVIMQASAGARKYAGEAFLRHLIDAAVEAYPHIPVVMHQDHGQSPAVCMAAIRSGFTSVMMDGSLEADGKSVASYEYNVEVSREVVKFSHAIGVTVEAELGVLGSLETMKGDKEDGHGADGTMTREQLLTDVAQAADFVQRTQCDALAIAIGTSHGAYKFTRKPTGDILAIDRIKEIHARIPNTHLVMHGSSSVPQELLAIIREFGGDMKETYGVPVEEIQEGIRHGVRKINIDTDIRLAMTAAIRKYLFENPSKFDPRDFLKPARTAAEQIVRARMQAFGCEGQASKIKVITMEKMAERYKAGELSQIVK; the protein is encoded by the coding sequence ATGTCTCTCGTATCCATGCGTCAACTGCTGGACCATGCCGCCGAAAACGGCTATGGCATTCCTGCTTTCAACGTCAATAACCTGGAGCAAGTGCAAGCCATCATGGCCGCCGCCGATGCCCTGAACTCGCCGGTGATCATGCAGGCGTCCGCCGGCGCCCGCAAATACGCGGGCGAAGCCTTCCTGCGCCACCTGATCGACGCGGCCGTCGAAGCGTACCCGCACATTCCCGTCGTCATGCACCAGGATCACGGCCAGTCGCCGGCCGTCTGCATGGCCGCCATCCGCTCGGGCTTCACGTCCGTGATGATGGACGGTTCGCTGGAAGCGGACGGCAAGTCGGTGGCTTCCTACGAATACAACGTGGAAGTGTCGCGCGAAGTGGTGAAGTTCTCGCACGCCATCGGCGTGACGGTGGAAGCGGAACTGGGCGTGCTCGGTTCGCTGGAAACCATGAAGGGCGACAAGGAAGACGGCCACGGCGCCGACGGCACCATGACCCGCGAGCAACTGCTGACGGACGTGGCGCAAGCTGCCGACTTCGTGCAGCGCACCCAGTGCGACGCGCTGGCCATCGCCATCGGCACCTCGCACGGCGCCTACAAGTTTACGCGCAAGCCGACGGGCGACATCCTGGCCATCGACCGCATCAAGGAAATCCACGCGCGCATCCCGAACACCCACCTGGTGATGCACGGCTCGTCGTCGGTGCCGCAGGAATTGCTGGCCATCATCCGCGAATTCGGCGGTGACATGAAGGAAACCTACGGCGTGCCGGTGGAAGAAATCCAGGAAGGCATCCGTCACGGCGTGCGCAAGATCAACATCGACACCGACATCCGCCTGGCGATGACGGCCGCGATCCGCAAATACCTGTTTGAAAATCCATCGAAATTCGACCCGCGCGACTTCCTGAAGCCGGCCCGCACCGCTGCCGAGCAGATCGTGCGCGCCCGCATGCAGGCGTTCGGCTGCGAAGGCCAGGCGTCGAAAATCAAGGTCATCACGATGGAAAAAATGGCCGAGCGCTACAAGGCCGGCGAGCTGTCGCAAATTGTGAAGTAA
- a CDS encoding phosphoribosylaminoimidazolesuccinocarboxamide synthase has product MNSLYQTSIQSLPLLGHGKVRDNYAVGDDKILIVTTDRLSAFDVVMNEPIPGKGKVLNQMSDFWFEKLGHIVPNHLTGVAPESVVAPEEVEQVRGRAVVAKRLKPIMVEAVVRGYIIGSGWKDYQDTGSICGIALPAGLQQAQKLPEPIFTPAAKAELGEHDENISFADMEQRIGAELAAKMRDVAIALYKAAADYAATRGIIIADTKFEFGLDDNGVMHLMDEVLTADSSRFWPADSYQPGISPPSFDKQFVRDYLETLTWGKTAPAPALPADVIEKTQAKYFEAIERLTGEKLKA; this is encoded by the coding sequence ATGAACAGCCTCTATCAGACTTCCATCCAATCCCTGCCACTGCTGGGCCACGGCAAGGTCCGCGACAACTATGCCGTCGGCGACGACAAGATCCTGATCGTCACCACCGACCGCCTGTCGGCCTTCGATGTCGTCATGAACGAACCGATTCCCGGCAAGGGCAAGGTCCTCAACCAGATGAGCGACTTCTGGTTCGAGAAACTGGGCCACATCGTGCCGAATCACTTGACCGGCGTGGCGCCGGAGTCCGTGGTGGCGCCCGAGGAAGTGGAGCAGGTGCGGGGCCGCGCCGTCGTCGCCAAGCGTTTGAAGCCCATCATGGTCGAGGCGGTCGTGCGCGGCTACATCATCGGTTCGGGCTGGAAGGATTACCAGGATACGGGCAGCATCTGCGGCATCGCGCTGCCAGCCGGCCTGCAACAGGCGCAAAAGCTGCCGGAACCGATCTTCACGCCGGCCGCCAAGGCCGAGCTGGGCGAGCATGATGAAAACATCAGCTTTGCGGACATGGAACAGCGCATCGGCGCGGAACTGGCCGCCAAGATGCGCGACGTGGCCATTGCCCTGTACAAGGCCGCCGCCGACTACGCCGCCACGCGCGGCATCATCATCGCCGACACCAAGTTCGAATTCGGCCTGGACGACAATGGCGTCATGCATCTGATGGATGAAGTGCTGACGGCCGATTCGTCGCGCTTCTGGCCGGCGGATTCGTACCAGCCTGGCATCTCGCCACCGTCGTTCGACAAGCAATTCGTGCGCGACTACCTGGAAACCTTGACGTGGGGCAAAACCGCACCGGCGCCTGCGCTGCCGGCCGACGTCATCGAAAAAACCCAGGCCAAGTATTTCGAAGCCATCGAACGCCTGACGGGCGAGAAGCTGAAGGCCTGA
- the purE gene encoding 5-(carboxyamino)imidazole ribonucleotide mutase has protein sequence MTEQNKPLVGVIMGSSSDWDVMQNAVSILKQFGVPFEAQVISAHRMPDEMFAYAKSARARGLRAIIAGAGGAAHLPGMVAAMTIVPVLGVPVPSKYLRGEDSMLSILQMPKGVPVSTFAIGEAGAANAALTAVAMLAATDDALADQLEAFRATQTAAAKAMILPLD, from the coding sequence ATGACTGAGCAGAATAAGCCGCTGGTCGGCGTCATCATGGGCTCGTCCTCGGACTGGGACGTGATGCAGAATGCAGTTTCCATCCTGAAACAGTTTGGCGTGCCATTCGAGGCGCAAGTCATTTCCGCGCACCGCATGCCCGACGAAATGTTTGCCTACGCGAAAAGCGCGCGCGCGCGCGGCTTGCGCGCCATCATCGCCGGCGCCGGCGGCGCGGCCCACCTGCCTGGCATGGTGGCCGCGATGACCATCGTGCCGGTGCTGGGCGTGCCCGTGCCGTCGAAATACCTGCGCGGCGAAGATTCCATGCTGTCGATCCTGCAAATGCCCAAGGGCGTGCCGGTGTCGACCTTCGCCATCGGCGAAGCGGGCGCGGCGAATGCGGCGCTGACGGCGGTGGCGATGCTTGCCGCCACCGACGACGCTCTGGCCGATCAGCTCGAGGCGTTCCGCGCCACGCAAACGGCCGCCGCCAAGGCCATGATATTGCCGCTAGACTAA
- a CDS encoding 5-(carboxyamino)imidazole ribonucleotide synthase → MNSKLTFPLLPSANPPAWLGVMGGGQLGRMFAQAAQSMGYQVAVLEPVLEPAASCPAGQVAQRLINAGYDDLDGLDALAAQCLAVTTEFENVPADSLSRLAGHVFVAPNAHGVSVAQDRIAEKRFFVDCAQTSGVLPAPHMVIATQLDIDGIVDDLLPGILKTVRMGYDGKGQYRVRTRDEVRAAFAEMGQVTCLLEKMLPLAYEVSVLTARGADGQSVVYPIAENVHRDGVLFTTTVPGPNVSADSAARAQRAAQAMVAELGYVGVLCIEFFVLTDGSLVVNEMAPRPHNSGHYTMDACVTSQFAQQVRAMARLPLGDVRQHSPAVMLNILGDAWFADGSDVACEPAWERILALPGACLHLYGKDDPRRGRKMGHLTLVAASLPEAQQRLRDACLILGIAP, encoded by the coding sequence ATGAATAGTAAATTGACTTTCCCATTGTTGCCCTCCGCCAATCCACCGGCGTGGCTGGGCGTGATGGGCGGCGGCCAGCTCGGCCGCATGTTTGCCCAGGCCGCCCAGAGCATGGGCTATCAGGTTGCAGTTCTTGAACCTGTGCTGGAGCCGGCCGCCAGCTGCCCTGCGGGGCAGGTGGCGCAGCGCCTGATCAACGCCGGCTACGACGACCTTGACGGCCTCGACGCCTTGGCCGCCCAGTGCCTGGCCGTCACCACGGAATTCGAAAACGTGCCGGCCGACAGCCTGTCGCGCCTGGCCGGCCACGTGTTCGTGGCGCCCAATGCGCACGGCGTGTCGGTAGCGCAAGACCGCATCGCCGAAAAGCGTTTCTTTGTCGACTGCGCGCAGACATCGGGCGTGCTGCCGGCGCCGCACATGGTCATCGCCACGCAGCTTGACATCGACGGCATAGTCGACGACTTGCTGCCGGGCATACTGAAAACCGTGCGCATGGGCTATGACGGCAAGGGCCAGTACCGCGTGCGCACGCGCGACGAGGTGCGCGCCGCCTTTGCCGAAATGGGCCAGGTGACTTGCCTGTTGGAAAAAATGCTGCCGCTGGCCTACGAAGTGTCGGTGCTGACGGCGCGCGGCGCGGATGGCCAGTCGGTCGTGTATCCGATCGCCGAAAACGTGCACCGCGACGGCGTGCTGTTTACCACCACCGTGCCGGGCCCGAACGTGTCCGCCGACAGCGCCGCCAGGGCGCAGCGGGCGGCGCAAGCCATGGTCGCCGAGCTCGGCTATGTTGGCGTGCTGTGCATCGAATTTTTTGTCTTGACCGACGGCAGCCTGGTGGTCAATGAAATGGCGCCGCGTCCGCATAACAGCGGCCACTACACGATGGATGCCTGCGTCACCAGCCAGTTCGCGCAACAGGTGCGGGCCATGGCGCGCTTGCCGCTGGGCGACGTGCGCCAGCATTCGCCGGCCGTGATGCTCAACATCCTCGGCGATGCCTGGTTTGCCGACGGCAGCGATGTCGCCTGCGAGCCGGCCTGGGAGCGCATCCTGGCCCTGCCGGGCGCCTGCCTGCACCTGTACGGCAAGGACGATCCGCGCCGTGGACGCAAGATGGGCCATCTGACCCTGGTGGCTGCCAGCCTGCCGGAAGCGCAGCAGCGCCTGCGCGACGCTTGCCTGATCCTGGGAATCGCGCCGTGA
- a CDS encoding L-threonylcarbamoyladenylate synthase, producing MSVPEQDLDQAAIAAAAAVLEAGGLVAFPTETVYGLGADAENPAAVARIYEAKGRPSDHPVIVHVAPDADLAHWSDDIPQEAQQLVAAFWPGPLTLILKRAAHIPDAVSGGQDTVGLRCPSHPVAIALLGTFKGGKGGLAAPSANKFGNVSPTTAQHVRDEFDAELDSGLLGAVLDGGQSDVGIESTIVDLSRLATHGPVLLRPGHISSEQIAAVIGRAPAMADAAAPRASGTLESHYAPHTPVAMQHSDELGETLNRLLNDERRVALIHYSDMPPASASVRLEADPHSYAHALYASLRTMDQVGAELILVEAPPTGPEWLGINDRLRRAAFGSSGILQQFLSA from the coding sequence GTGAGCGTGCCCGAACAGGATCTGGACCAGGCCGCCATCGCGGCGGCGGCCGCCGTGCTGGAAGCGGGCGGTCTCGTCGCTTTCCCGACAGAAACCGTGTACGGCCTGGGCGCCGACGCGGAAAATCCGGCCGCCGTGGCGCGCATCTATGAAGCCAAGGGCCGTCCCTCCGACCACCCGGTGATCGTGCACGTGGCGCCGGACGCCGATCTGGCGCACTGGTCCGATGATATCCCGCAAGAAGCGCAGCAACTGGTGGCCGCCTTCTGGCCCGGTCCGCTGACCCTGATCCTCAAGCGCGCCGCGCACATTCCCGACGCCGTCTCCGGCGGCCAGGATACGGTGGGCTTGCGCTGTCCGTCGCACCCGGTGGCTATCGCATTGCTAGGCACTTTCAAGGGCGGCAAGGGGGGGCTGGCGGCGCCGTCGGCGAACAAGTTCGGCAATGTCAGCCCGACCACGGCACAGCACGTGCGCGACGAATTCGATGCGGAACTGGACAGCGGCTTGCTGGGCGCGGTGCTCGATGGCGGGCAGAGCGACGTCGGCATCGAGTCGACCATCGTCGACCTGTCGCGCCTGGCCACGCATGGCCCCGTGTTGTTGCGTCCTGGCCATATCAGCAGCGAGCAGATCGCTGCCGTCATTGGCCGCGCGCCGGCCATGGCCGATGCGGCCGCGCCGCGCGCATCGGGCACGCTGGAATCGCATTACGCGCCACACACGCCTGTTGCGATGCAGCACAGCGATGAACTGGGCGAGACGCTGAACCGCTTGCTCAACGACGAGCGCCGCGTAGCCCTGATCCATTATTCGGACATGCCGCCGGCCAGCGCCAGCGTGCGCCTGGAAGCGGACCCGCACAGCTATGCGCATGCGCTGTACGCCTCGCTGCGCACGATGGATCAGGTTGGTGCCGAGCTGATCCTGGTGGAAGCGCCGCCGACCGGCCCCGAGTGGCTGGGCATCAATGACCGTTTGCGGCGTGCCGCGTTCGGCTCAAGTGGTATCTTGCAGCAATTTCTATCAGCCTGA
- a CDS encoding SGNH/GDSL hydrolase family protein: MHQTKFALAVLAAAVLAGCGGASGGDQALKVKYTAQVSFGDSLSDVGSYAVGTVAKLGGGKFTINGDNTKINPELTGKNWTEHLAAQFGLAAPCAAETGLEGDAAQGLAVARVKHAGCFGYAMGGSRVTNPVGPNNKLTGSALGALTVPVVTQIANHLAVSGGKFSGTEAVFVMAGGNDVLYQLGALQAGATAAGTKAGADAGAKAFATNLTLALAAGATNPATAAASIGAAVQTASTAPGATPTTIVAAAVQAAVIAGNTAVAAPAVYGPLVAKAQADATVTGNAAGAKAGADYAAAQGPALVASMALAGKELVALVKDQVIAKGANYVVVNNLPDVAGTPSGLSKDANTKALINAMVSAYNSELSTGLNGNAKVLLVDVFAVSHDQGVNPGPYGLTNVSETACDLTPAKNVLGSSLVCNGTNLKSGDVSHYAYADDVHPTPFNNLLLARFVAKEMVVRGWL; the protein is encoded by the coding sequence ATGCATCAAACCAAATTCGCGCTGGCCGTGCTGGCAGCGGCTGTCCTGGCAGGTTGCGGTGGCGCCAGTGGCGGTGATCAAGCCTTGAAAGTCAAATATACGGCGCAGGTGTCATTCGGCGACAGCCTGTCCGACGTGGGGTCGTACGCCGTCGGCACCGTGGCCAAGCTCGGTGGCGGCAAGTTCACCATCAATGGCGACAATACCAAGATCAATCCTGAACTGACGGGCAAGAACTGGACCGAGCACCTGGCCGCCCAATTTGGCCTGGCCGCGCCATGCGCCGCCGAAACGGGACTGGAAGGCGATGCCGCGCAAGGCCTGGCTGTCGCCCGCGTCAAGCATGCGGGCTGCTTCGGCTACGCCATGGGCGGTTCGCGCGTGACCAATCCGGTCGGCCCGAACAACAAGCTGACGGGCAGCGCGCTGGGCGCGCTGACGGTGCCGGTGGTGACGCAGATCGCCAATCACCTGGCCGTTTCCGGCGGCAAGTTCAGCGGCACGGAAGCCGTCTTCGTAATGGCTGGCGGCAATGACGTGCTGTACCAGCTCGGTGCACTGCAGGCCGGCGCGACGGCGGCTGGCACGAAGGCTGGCGCGGATGCGGGCGCCAAGGCATTCGCCACCAACCTGACCCTGGCCCTGGCCGCCGGCGCCACCAACCCCGCCACGGCGGCGGCGTCGATCGGTGCTGCCGTCCAGACCGCCAGCACGGCGCCGGGCGCCACGCCGACAACGATCGTGGCCGCTGCCGTGCAGGCTGCTGTGATTGCCGGCAATACAGCGGTAGCTGCGCCAGCCGTCTATGGCCCGCTGGTCGCCAAGGCGCAAGCCGATGCGACGGTGACGGGCAATGCCGCCGGCGCCAAGGCCGGTGCCGACTACGCTGCGGCCCAAGGCCCGGCGCTGGTTGCTTCCATGGCGCTGGCAGGCAAGGAGCTGGTGGCGCTGGTCAAGGACCAGGTCATCGCCAAGGGCGCCAACTATGTGGTGGTCAACAATCTGCCGGACGTGGCCGGCACGCCATCGGGCTTGAGCAAGGATGCCAATACCAAGGCACTCATCAACGCCATGGTCAGCGCCTATAACAGCGAACTGAGCACGGGCTTGAATGGCAATGCGAAAGTCTTGCTGGTCGACGTGTTTGCCGTCAGCCATGACCAGGGCGTCAATCCCGGCCCGTATGGCTTGACCAACGTCAGCGAGACGGCGTGCGACCTGACGCCGGCGAAGAACGTACTGGGCAGCTCGCTGGTATGCAATGGCACGAACCTGAAATCGGGTGACGTCAGCCACTATGCGTATGCCGACGATGTGCATCCTACGCCGTTCAACAATCTGTTGCTGGCCCGCTTCGTGGCCAAGGAAATGGTCGTGCGCGGTTGGCTGTAA